Proteins co-encoded in one Apodemus sylvaticus chromosome 6, mApoSyl1.1, whole genome shotgun sequence genomic window:
- the Msh6 gene encoding DNA mismatch repair protein Msh6 produces MSRQSTLYSFFPKSPAVGDTKDAAAGASRKGAAASRSSASRGRDAAWSRPGSRPAAVSASSPEAKDLNGGAQRPAAPTVPPSSCDFSPGDLVWAKMEGYPWWPCLVYNHPFDGTFIRKKGKSVRVHVQFFDDSPTRGWVSNRMLKPYTGSKSKEAQKGGHFYSSKSEILRAMQRADEALSKDKVERLKLAVCDEPSEPEEEEETEVHEAYLSDKNEEDNQNESGEEAQPNVQGPRRSSRQVKKRRVISDSESDIGGSDVEFKPDTKQEASSDEVSSGVGDSDSEGLSTFAKGAPKRKRAVAAHGGLKRKSMKKETGSAKQATRLLSETKSTLSAFSAPQNSESQTHISGGGNSSSGPTIWYHETLDWLKPDKRRDEHRRRPDHPDFNSSTLYVPEDFLNSCTPGMRKWWQFKSQNFDLVIFYKVGKFYELYHMDAVIGVNELGLIFMKGNWAHSGFPEIAFGRFSDSLVQKGYKVARVEQTETPEMMEARCRKMAQVSKFDRVVRREICRIITKGTQTYSVLDGDPSENYSRYLLSFKEKEEDSSGHTRVYGVCFVDTSLGKFFIGQFSDDRHCSRFRTLVAHYPPVQILFEKGNLSTETKTVLKGSLSSCLQEGLIPGSQFWDASKTLRTLLEGGYFTGNEDSSTVLPPVLKGMTSESDSIGLTPGEDSELALSALGGCVYYLKKCLIDQELLSMANFEEYFPLDSDMVSTVKPGAVFTKASQRMVLDAVTLNNLEIFLNGTNGSIEGTLLERLDTCHTPFGKRLLKQWLCAPLCSPSAISDRLDAVEDLMAVPDKVTEVADLLKKLPDLERLLSKIHNVGSPLKSQNHPDSRAIMYEETTYSKKKIIDFLSALEGFKVMCKITELMEDVADGFKSKILKQVVTLQTKSPKGRFPDLTTELNRWDTAFDHEKARKTGLITPKAGFDSDYDQALADIRENEQSLLEYLDKQRSRIGCKSIVYWGIGRNRYQLEIPENFATRNLPEEYELKSTKKGCKRYWTKTIEKKLSNLINAEERRDTSLKDCMRRLFYNFDKNYKDWHSAVECIAVLDVLLCLANYSQGGDGPMCRPVILFPGEDTHPFLELKGSRHPCITKTFFGDDFIPNDILIGCEEEAEENGKAYCVLVTGPNMGGKSTLIRQAGLLAVMAQMGCYVPAEKCRLTPVDRVFTRLGASDRIMSGESTFFVELSETASILRHATAHSLVLVDELGRGTATFDGTAIANAVVKELAETIKCRTLFSTHYHSLVEDYSKNAYVRLGHMACMVENECEDPSQETITFLYKFIKGACPKSYGFNAARLANLPEEVIQKGHRKAREFERMNQSLQLFREICLASERPTINGEAIHRLLALINGL; encoded by the exons ATGTCGCGACAAAGCACCCTTTACAGCTTCTTCCCCAAGTCCCCGGCGGTCGGCGACACCAAGGACGCCGCAGCTGGGGCCTCACGCAAAGGTGCCGCCGCCTCCCGATCCTCTGCTTCCCGCGGCAGGGATGCGGCCTGGAGCAGACCTGGATCTCGGCCCGCGGCGGTATCCGCCTCGTCGCCAGAGGCAAAGGATCTCAACGGAGGGGCGCAGAGGCCAGCCGCGCCGACCGTGCCCCCCAG TTCTTGTGACTTCTCACCAGGTGATTTGGTTTGGGCTAAGATGGAAGGTTACCCCTGGTGGCCTTGCCTGGTTTATAATCATCCCTTTGATGGAACATTCatcaggaagaaagggaaatctGTTCGTGTTCATGTACAGTTTTTTGATGACAGTCCAACAAGGGGCTGGGTTAGCAATCGGATGTTAAAGCCATATACAG GTTCAAAGTCAAAGGAAGCCCAGAAGGGAGGTCATTTCTACAGTTCAAAGTCTGAAATACTCAGAGCAATGCAGCGTGCAGATGAGGCCTTAAGTAAGGACAAGGTTGAGAGGCTTAAGCTGGCAGTGTGTGATGAGCCTTCAGagccagaagaggaggaagagacagag GTGCATGAGGCTTATTTATCTGATAAGAATGAAGAGGACAATCAAAACGAAAGTGGAGAAGAGGCACAGCCTAACGTTCAGGGGCCTAGGCGAAGTAGCCGGCAAGTCAAAAAGCGAAGGGTTATCTCCGACTCTGAGAGTGACATTGGTGGTTCTGATGTAGAGTTTAAGCCAGACACTAAACAAGAAGCCAGCAGTGACGAAGTGAGCAGTGGAGTTGGGGACAGCGATAGTGAAGGCCTAAGCACCTTTGCCAAAGGTGCCCCAAAGCGGAAGAGAGCCGTGGCTGCTCATGGTGGACTTAAAAGGAAAAGTATGAAGAAGGAAACAGGCTCAGCCAAACAGGCAACTCGTCTTCTGTCAGAAACCAAGAGCACCTTGAGTGCTTTTTCTGCCCCTCAGAATTCTGAATCCCAAACCCACATCAGTGGAGGAGGTAACAGCAGCAGTGGACCCACTATTTGGTATCACGAAACTTTAGATTGGCTCAAGCCAGACAAGAGAAGAGATGAGCACAGGAGACGGCCCGATCACCCTGATTTTAATTCTTCCACACTGTATGTGCCTGAAGACTTCCTCAACTCTTGTACTCCAGGGATGAGGAAGTGGTGGCAGTTCAAGTCTCAGAACTTTGATCTTGTCATCTTTTATAAGGTGGGGAAGTTTTATGAATTGTATCACATGGATGCTGTTATTGGAGTCAATGAGCTGGGACTGATATTCATGAAAGGCAACTGGGCCCATTCTGGTTTTCCAGAGATTGCATTTGGCCGATTCTCGGATTCCTTGGTGCAGAAGGGCTATAAGGTAGCACGAGTGGAACAGACTGAGACTCCAGAAATGATGGAGGCCCGATGCCGCAAGATGGCACAAGTATCTAAGTTTGATAGAGTGGTGAGAAGGGAGATTTGTAGGATCATCACCAAGGGCACACAGACCTATAGTGTGCTGGATGGTGATCCCTCTGAGAACTACAGTAGGTATCTTCTTAGCttcaaagagaaggaggaagactcTTCTGGTCACACACGTGTATATGGTGTCTGCTTTGTTGACACTTCACTGGGCAAGTTTTTCATAGGCCAGTTTTCGGATGATCGCCACTGTTCCAGATTTAGGACTCTAGTGGCACACTATCCTCCAGTACAAATTTTGTTTGAGAAAGGAAACCTCTCAACAGAAACCAAAACCGTCCTGAAGGGTTCACTGTCATCTTGTCTTCAGGAAGGTCTCATACCAGGCTCCCAATTTTGGGATGCCAGTAAGACTTTGCGAACACTCCTTGAAGGAGGGTATTTTACTGGAAATGAAGATAGTAGTACAGTGTTGCCTCCAGTGCTTAAAGGTATGACCTCGGAGTCAGATTCTATTGGGTTGACACCAGGAGAAGACAGTGAACTGGCTCTCTCTGCTCTAGGCGGTTGTGTTTACTACCTCAAAAAATGCTTGATTGATCAGGAGCTTCTGTCAATGGCTAATTTTGAAGAGTATTTCCCCTTGGATTCTGACATGGTCAGCACAGTAAAGCCTGGTGCTGTCTTTACTAAAGCCAGTCAGCGAATGGTGCTAGACGCAGTGACATTAAACAACCTGGAGATTTTCTTGAATGGGACAAATGGCTCTATTGAAGGGACTCTGCTAGAGAGGCTGGATACTTGCCATACCCCCTTTGGCAAGCGGCTCTTAAAACAGTGGCTTTGTGCCCCCCTCTGTAGCCCTTCTGCTATCAGTGACCGTTTAGATGCTGTAGAAGATCTGATGGCTGTGCCTGACAAAGTCACCGAAGTTGCAGACCTACTAAAGAAGCTACCGGATCTTGAGAGGCTGCTGAGTAAAATTCATAATGTTGGGTCTCCCCTAAAGAGCCAGAACCATCCAGATAGCAGGGCTATAATGTACGAAGAAACGACATACAGCAAAAAGAAGATCATTGATTTTCTCTCTGCTCTAGAAGGATTCAAAGTAATGTGTAAGATTACAGAGCTTATGGAGGATGTCGCTGATGGCTTTAAGTCTAAGATCCTTAAGCAGGTTGTTACTCTACAGACAAAAAGTCCTAAAGGCCGCTTTCCTGATCTGACTACAGAACTGAACCGATGGGATACAGCTTTTGACCATGAGAAGGCTCGAAAGACTGGACTTATTACTCCAAAAGCAGGGTTTGACTCAGATTATGACCAAGCACTTGCTGATATAAGAGAGAATGAACAAAGCCTCCTGGAGTACTTAGACAAACAGCGCAGTCGGATTGGCTGTAAGAGCATAGTCTACTGGGGAATTGGTAGGAACCGCTACCAGTTAGAGATTCCAGAGAATTTTGCTACGCGTAATCTACCTGAAGAATATGAGTTGAAATCTACTAAAAAGGGCTGTAAACGATACTGGACCAAAACAATTGAGAAGAAATTATCTAATCTTATAAATGCTGAAGAACGTAGAGACACATCTCTAAAGGACTGCATGCGACGTTTGTTCTATAACTTTGATAAAAATTACAAGGACTGGCATTCTGCTGTAGAGTGCATTGCAGTGTTGG ATGTTTTACTGTGCCTGGCTAACTATAGTCAAGGAGGAGATGGTCCTATGTGTCGTCCAGTAATTCTGTTTCCAGGAGAAGACACGCATCCCTTCTTAGAGCTTAAAGGGTCCCGACATCCCTGCATTACAAAGACCTTTTTTGGAGATGATTTTATTCCTAATGACATTCTAATAGGCtgtgaggaagaagcagaggaaaatggTAAAGCCTATTGTGTGCTTGTGACAGGACCAAATATGGGAGGCAAATCTACACTCATAAGACAG GCTGGTCTGTTAGCTGTAATGGCCCAGATGGGTTGTTATGTGCCTGCTGAGAAGTGTAGGCTCACACCAGTTGATAGAGTGTTTACTAGACTTGGTGCCTCAGATAGAATAATGTCag gggAAAGTACATTTTTTGTTGAGTTGAGTGAAACTGCTAGCATACTTAGGCACGCTACAGCACATTCTTTGGTACTTGTGGATGAATTAG GAAGAGGTACTGCAACTTTTGATGGGACAGCGATAGCCAATGCAGTTGTTAAAGAACTTGCTGAAACCATAAAGTGTCGAACACTGTTTTCTACACATTATCATTCATTAGTTGAAGATTATTCTAAAAATGCTTATGTGCGCCTAGGGCATATG GCATGCATGGTAGAAAATGAATGTGAGGATCCCAGCCAGGAGACTATTACTTTCCTCTATAAATTCATCAAGGGAGCTTGTCCTAAGAGCTATGGCTTCAATGCAGCAAGGCTTGCTAATCTTCCAGAGGAAGTTATTCAGAAAGGACACAGAAAAGCAAGAGAATTTGAGAGGATGAATCAGTCATTACAACTATTTCG ggaAATTTGTCTGGCTAGTGAAAGGCCAACTATAAACGGTGAAGCTATCCATAGATTGCTGGCTTTGATTAACGGATTGTAG